One Tolypothrix bouteillei VB521301 DNA window includes the following coding sequences:
- a CDS encoding PAS domain S-box protein yields MLTLSNTWSYHYIQLALFVSIKEYVIQTHTFCIILLASFSLSLVFLCFIYYLLNRQIKCQQAELALRFAQLQQTNEQLQRELSERKRTKGLLQESEERFRSAFENAGIGMAIVATNGRWLRVNRSLCEIVGYSESELLTTTFQAITHPEDLDTDLDYMHQMLGDEIRYYEMEKRYFHKQGHVVWILLSGSLVRDPDGQPLYFIAQIQDITQRKQAEEALRESERRFRAIFDQTFQFIGLLKPDGTLLEANQTALDFGGINHADIVGRPFWEARWWTISSEIQNQLKDAIARAATGEFVRYEVEVLGRGEIVVTIDFSLKPVKDPTGKIVLLIPEGRDISERKRVEKMKNEFISIVSHELRTPLASIQGSLGLLASGRLNNLPQKAQRMLDIAKAETERLTRLVNDILDLERLESGKVCLNKTLCNAATLMEQAVESVQSLAEEAKIVLVVSPLSVQIWADWDRIIQTLVNLLSNAIKFSPPQTTVELSAKLSQNLTPNIPQVVFQIKDQGRGIPADKLETIFRRFQQVDASDARTKGGTGLGLAICHTIVQQHGGHIWAESTLGQGSIFYFTLPLLQKSNTSPILC; encoded by the coding sequence ATGCTAACTCTCTCAAATACTTGGAGCTACCATTACATACAGCTAGCACTATTTGTCAGCATTAAGGAATATGTTATTCAAACACATACTTTTTGTATCATTTTGTTAGCAAGTTTCAGCCTCAGCCTGGTGTTTTTGTGTTTCATATACTATCTTTTAAATCGCCAAATTAAGTGTCAGCAAGCGGAACTGGCATTACGATTCGCCCAATTACAACAGACCAACGAGCAACTGCAAAGAGAACTGAGCGAACGCAAACGGACAAAAGGTTTGTTGCAAGAAAGCGAAGAACGGTTCCGTAGTGCTTTTGAGAATGCGGGTATTGGGATGGCAATAGTCGCAACGAATGGACGTTGGCTGCGGGTTAACCGTTCTTTATGTGAAATTGTGGGCTACTCAGAATCCGAATTGCTAACCACAACCTTTCAGGCAATTACCCATCCTGAAGACTTAGATACCGATTTGGATTATATGCACCAAATGCTTGGTGATGAAATTCGTTACTATGAGATGGAAAAACGATATTTCCACAAGCAAGGGCACGTAGTCTGGATTTTGTTAAGTGGATCGCTGGTTCGCGATCCTGACGGTCAACCACTTTACTTTATTGCTCAAATCCAAGATATTACTCAGCGCAAACAGGCAGAAGAAGCTTTGCGCGAAAGCGAAAGACGATTTCGAGCGATCTTTGACCAAACCTTTCAATTTATCGGTTTGCTCAAGCCGGATGGTACTCTTTTGGAAGCAAATCAAACAGCGCTAGATTTTGGTGGCATCAACCATGCAGATATTGTAGGTCGGCCCTTTTGGGAAGCAAGATGGTGGACGATTTCATCAGAAATTCAAAATCAGTTAAAAGACGCGATCGCTCGTGCTGCAACAGGTGAATTTGTACGCTATGAAGTGGAAGTTTTGGGACGAGGAGAAATTGTTGTGACGATTGACTTTTCCCTCAAGCCCGTGAAAGATCCGACGGGAAAGATCGTTCTACTCATTCCGGAAGGGCGCGATATTAGCGAGCGCAAACGAGTCGAGAAAATGAAGAACGAGTTCATCTCAATAGTTAGCCATGAATTGCGAACTCCACTAGCTTCTATCCAAGGTTCTTTAGGATTGCTTGCTTCTGGACGGCTTAACAATTTACCGCAAAAGGCACAACGAATGTTAGACATTGCAAAAGCTGAGACTGAACGCTTGACTCGTTTAGTTAATGACATTCTCGATTTAGAACGGCTTGAGTCAGGTAAAGTCTGCCTCAATAAAACCTTATGTAATGCTGCAACTCTCATGGAGCAAGCAGTGGAATCAGTACAATCCCTTGCGGAGGAAGCAAAAATTGTGCTTGTTGTTTCTCCACTATCAGTTCAAATATGGGCTGATTGGGATCGTATAATTCAGACTCTTGTCAATCTGCTAAGTAATGCCATTAAGTTTTCGCCACCTCAAACCACAGTTGAACTGAGTGCAAAACTCTCCCAAAATCTAACACCTAACATTCCTCAAGTTGTATTTCAAATTAAAGACCAAGGTAGAGGTATTCCAGCAGATAAGCTAGAAACTATCTTTAGGCGGTTTCAGCAAGTCGATGCTTCAGATGCTCGCACGAAGGGAGGAACGGGATTGGGATTAGCTATTTGCCATACTATTGTGCAGCAGCATGGCGGACATATCTGGGCAGAAAGCACCTTAGGACAAGGAAGCATATTTTACTTTACTTTACCCCTTCTACAAAAATCAAATACTAGTCCTATATTATGCTAA
- a CDS encoding DUF1816 domain-containing protein codes for MYSTEMIPEPLELAWWIEIITVFPRCSYFFGPFMSAEEANRLQAGYIEDLEQEGSQVMFAQVKWCQPQVLTTLEYQVLSKE; via the coding sequence ATGTACTCAACTGAAATGATACCAGAACCGTTGGAATTAGCTTGGTGGATCGAGATTATTACTGTATTTCCGCGTTGTAGTTATTTCTTTGGCCCTTTTATGAGTGCCGAGGAAGCAAATAGATTGCAAGCTGGCTACATCGAAGACTTAGAACAAGAAGGCTCGCAAGTGATGTTTGCCCAGGTTAAATGGTGCCAGCCTCAAGTATTAACTACTCTTGAGTATCAAGTATTGAGTAAAGAGTAA
- a CDS encoding diguanylate cyclase — MTNDKSREELQKEIEELSSRLELAEETLRAICHGEADALVVSGSQGEQIFTLQNNDSLYRILLEEMKEGAATLTDDGFILYCNRSLARLVKRSIKKVIGSGFNEYIAPEQKPGFQMLLQQERKHSQGEFNLIANDLTTVPIHVDIYLLTMNNVKITSLIVTDLTEKNRNEEIIIAEKLARSIVEQAAEAIVVCDENGQIIRASIAAHQLCGQNLLFQPFDVIFPLQLYQSNWETRSSEKLDATKIGTENNWETKKSFSVLTVLKGESFQGVEVFFQQKGGQQFNLLLNARLLSNPESSLKGCILTLTDITIRKQAELELQRAKADLETRVAERTVQLQQLNAELTNWVKELEQRNHEIILMGKLSDMLQACLTVDEAYYTLSRLIQSLFPNMAGGVFLINASKNLVEAVTTWSDETLVSQKIFTPRECWGLRRGRTHLFAVDACSLECKHIIPNALFTDTLCVPMMAQGKAMGVLHLSSHVPGQLTTAKKQLAVTVAEHIALALANLKLHETIQEQNIRDPLTGLFNRRYLEESLEREIQRAKRKQFCLGVMMLDVDYFKRFNDTFSHEAGDMVLRELGRFLKKQVRLSEIACRYGGEEMTLILPETSLEVALERAEQIRKGVKLLKLQNRNQNLGTMTLSVGVACFPEHGLTAESVIHAADEALYRAKKEGRDRVVCSESRE; from the coding sequence ATGACAAATGACAAATCAAGGGAAGAATTACAAAAAGAGATCGAAGAACTGAGTTCGCGCCTTGAACTTGCTGAAGAAACTTTGCGGGCTATCTGTCACGGAGAGGCAGACGCTTTAGTGGTTTCGGGAAGTCAAGGCGAACAGATTTTTACTTTACAAAATAATGATTCTCTTTATAGAATTTTACTAGAAGAGATGAAAGAAGGGGCAGCTACACTAACAGATGATGGATTTATTCTTTACTGTAATAGAAGTTTAGCACGTTTGGTAAAACGATCTATAAAAAAAGTTATTGGTTCCGGCTTTAACGAGTATATTGCACCCGAGCAAAAGCCGGGATTTCAAATGTTGCTACAGCAAGAAAGAAAACATTCTCAAGGAGAATTTAACCTAATTGCTAACGATTTAACCACCGTCCCTATCCACGTGGATATTTATTTATTGACAATGAATAATGTCAAAATCACCTCCTTGATTGTCACAGATTTGACAGAAAAAAACCGGAATGAAGAAATTATTATTGCTGAAAAGCTTGCTCGTTCCATTGTCGAACAAGCAGCTGAAGCCATCGTTGTTTGTGATGAAAACGGACAGATTATTCGTGCAAGTATAGCAGCGCATCAGCTTTGCGGACAAAATCTTTTATTCCAACCCTTTGATGTTATTTTTCCATTACAACTTTATCAGAGTAACTGGGAAACGCGATCTTCAGAAAAATTAGACGCTACAAAAATTGGAACAGAAAATAATTGGGAAACCAAAAAAAGCTTTTCTGTTCTAACTGTTCTTAAGGGAGAAAGTTTTCAAGGCGTTGAAGTCTTTTTCCAACAAAAAGGAGGACAGCAATTTAATTTACTACTCAATGCGCGGTTGCTCTCCAACCCAGAAAGCAGTTTGAAGGGCTGCATTTTAACGCTTACAGATATTACTATTCGCAAACAAGCAGAACTCGAATTACAACGGGCAAAAGCCGATTTAGAAACACGAGTGGCAGAACGTACAGTCCAACTTCAACAGTTGAATGCAGAACTGACTAATTGGGTAAAGGAATTGGAGCAGCGCAATCATGAAATTATTCTGATGGGTAAGTTGAGCGATATGCTACAAGCTTGTTTGACTGTTGACGAAGCATATTACACTTTATCTCGATTAATTCAATCGTTATTTCCCAATATGGCGGGAGGTGTGTTTTTGATAAATGCCTCAAAAAACCTAGTAGAGGCTGTTACCACCTGGAGTGATGAAACCCTTGTAAGTCAAAAAATCTTTACTCCAAGAGAATGTTGGGGATTGCGACGCGGACGTACACACTTATTTGCAGTTGATGCTTGCAGTTTGGAGTGCAAGCATATCATTCCAAATGCTCTTTTCACAGACACTTTGTGTGTTCCCATGATGGCACAGGGAAAGGCGATGGGTGTACTGCATTTAAGTTCTCATGTGCCAGGACAGCTAACCACAGCAAAAAAACAGTTAGCAGTTACAGTTGCCGAACACATCGCATTGGCGTTGGCAAACTTAAAGCTTCATGAAACGATTCAGGAGCAAAATATTCGCGATCCTCTAACGGGATTGTTTAATCGTCGCTATTTAGAAGAGTCTTTAGAACGAGAGATTCAACGAGCCAAACGCAAGCAGTTTTGTTTGGGCGTGATGATGCTTGACGTTGACTACTTCAAACGATTTAACGATACATTCAGTCATGAAGCTGGGGATATGGTTCTACGAGAGTTAGGGAGATTTTTAAAGAAACAGGTACGCTTATCCGAAATCGCTTGTCGCTATGGTGGTGAGGAGATGACCTTAATTCTGCCGGAAACATCTTTAGAAGTAGCGCTTGAGCGAGCCGAACAAATCCGGAAAGGTGTAAAGCTTCTCAAGTTGCAAAACCGCAATCAAAACCTTGGCACTATGACTTTGTCTGTGGGAGTTGCGTGTTTCCCCGAACACGGTTTGACCGCAGAATCAGTTATCCATGCAGCTGATGAAGCTTTGTATCGTGCCAAAAAAGAAGGGCGCGATCGGGTTGTTTGTTCTGAAAGTCGGGAATAG
- a CDS encoding response regulator — MPRRILLIDDEERLREVIQTCLEVMGDWEVLTAGTANEGLVKAETEQPYAILLDVMMPEMDGITLFRHLQQNPATQSIPVILLTAKMQPVDREQFAQLGIAGVIAKPFDALTLADRVTELLSST; from the coding sequence ATGCCCAGGCGAATTCTACTCATAGACGACGAAGAACGTCTCCGCGAAGTCATTCAAACTTGTTTAGAAGTCATGGGTGATTGGGAAGTATTAACCGCAGGAACGGCAAACGAAGGTTTGGTGAAAGCTGAAACGGAACAACCCTATGCTATTTTACTAGACGTCATGATGCCTGAAATGGATGGTATTACTCTATTTCGTCATTTACAGCAAAACCCTGCTACTCAATCTATTCCAGTCATTTTACTGACTGCAAAAATGCAGCCTGTCGATCGAGAGCAATTTGCTCAACTAGGTATCGCAGGAGTTATTGCCAAACCTTTCGATGCTTTAACGCTGGCAGATCGAGTGACTGAATTACTAAGTTCTACCTAA
- a CDS encoding PAS domain S-box protein translates to MQTKLKESLLREQRLQKQVEIIDLVQEAIIIRDGDGMITFWNCGAEKIYGFSQQEAVGKEFSSLLKVRFPKPLPELHNCLFECGKWEGELIHSQKNGTEILVASYWVLQQNNRGETEIVEINRNITKYKQTEEALLTAGIRLAGILDNASDAILSVESSHKIVLFSKEAEKVFGYTTSEILGQTLDLLIPKHLPNGDSQYLFTSYNSNTANRNLGERREMTGCRKNGAFFPIEVSISPLELVSSNAFTVILRDLTELKATEAALRRTEAQFQAFMNHIPPLSWITDGEGQLVYCNKSFERWYQRSTWEIIGKTIFDFNPPHLAQQHLEHIQHVLQTGQVLEVNESAMSSDGTLSEFLVYKFPMFDIDEQLLVGGVAVDITERKQAEADLQIRNQELLTLYKLSEVALRTNSLKLAAQDAVTEISHATGFPKVTIELYDPASQMMRFVGTTGVASLAACDTLEVPVERTLSGTVVLTGKPMIKIFNSHEIESSQIRIYDSHQTIGQLNIRTFVCQPMIVNQQVIGVLTLAHPERVQLDASFLRLLTSLANFVASLVERKQAEIALHESEELYRQMFQTNLAIKLLIERDTGVIVDANPAACRFYGYSLKHLKQMMITDINVLPAEQVFSLMQQYLFNQQSYFQFRHKLASGEIRDVEIYSCPVTRQGKTLLYSVVHDISALKQAKRDLEQANFKLNSWVEELEIRNREIALLSQLSDILQACLSIDEAHQALARLVQPLFPDVSGAVFVLNNSENLLEAVATWGEVNETTELVFAPGKCWGLRRGRSHLADRTTESILCQHRKKDCCESSTSIESLCIPMMAQGEALGVLYLSSNQPDKLTEAKQQFAITAAEHIALGLANLQLHEALQQQSIRDPLTGLFNRRYLEESLEREISRADRKQQSVGIIMLDIDNFKRFNDTFGQNSGDNVLQELAKFLEKNIRGGDIACRYGGEEIVLILPEASLDATKKRAEQIREDVKHLYCHNRYHSLTTITISLGVAVFPDDGLTGEAIIAAANTALYHAKQEGRDRVVTATDLSVD, encoded by the coding sequence TTGCAAACTAAACTAAAAGAGAGCTTACTCCGAGAGCAGAGACTACAAAAACAAGTAGAAATTATCGATTTAGTGCAAGAAGCAATCATCATTCGAGATGGAGATGGTATGATTACTTTTTGGAATTGTGGCGCTGAAAAAATATATGGATTTTCTCAACAAGAAGCTGTAGGAAAAGAGTTTTCTTCGCTACTTAAAGTACGCTTTCCTAAACCATTACCGGAATTGCATAACTGCTTATTTGAATGCGGGAAATGGGAAGGAGAACTTATTCACAGTCAAAAGAATGGAACCGAAATTCTTGTTGCCAGCTATTGGGTATTACAACAAAACAATCGGGGAGAAACAGAAATTGTAGAAATCAATAGAAATATCACAAAGTACAAGCAAACTGAAGAAGCCCTACTGACGGCAGGTATCCGTTTGGCAGGTATTTTGGATAATGCTTCAGATGCAATTCTTTCAGTAGAATCTTCGCACAAGATTGTACTTTTTAGTAAAGAAGCCGAAAAAGTTTTTGGCTACACAACTTCAGAAATTTTGGGACAAACACTTGATTTGCTAATTCCAAAACATTTACCAAATGGAGATTCCCAGTACCTCTTTACCTCTTACAACTCCAACACAGCCAATAGGAATTTAGGAGAACGTCGGGAGATGACAGGTTGTCGGAAAAATGGAGCATTCTTCCCCATTGAAGTATCGATTTCTCCATTAGAATTAGTTAGCAGTAACGCATTTACCGTGATTTTACGGGATTTAACAGAGCTGAAAGCAACTGAAGCTGCTTTGCGGAGAACTGAAGCGCAGTTTCAAGCTTTTATGAATCACATTCCCCCTTTATCTTGGATTACCGATGGTGAAGGTCAGTTAGTTTATTGCAACAAAAGTTTTGAACGTTGGTATCAGCGCTCAACGTGGGAAATTATTGGTAAAACAATTTTTGATTTTAATCCGCCTCATCTTGCCCAACAACACCTCGAACATATCCAACATGTTTTACAAACAGGACAAGTTCTGGAAGTGAATGAGTCTGCTATGTCTTCAGATGGGACGCTGAGTGAGTTTTTGGTTTATAAGTTTCCCATGTTTGATATAGACGAACAACTTTTGGTAGGAGGTGTAGCAGTTGACATAACCGAACGCAAACAAGCAGAAGCAGATCTTCAGATAAGAAATCAAGAATTACTAACCCTGTATAAACTTTCTGAAGTTGCATTACGGACTAATTCTTTGAAACTAGCTGCTCAAGATGCTGTAACCGAAATTAGTCATGCAACTGGATTTCCTAAAGTTACAATTGAACTTTACGATCCAGCAAGTCAAATGATGCGCTTTGTTGGAACAACGGGAGTTGCTTCACTAGCTGCTTGCGATACATTAGAAGTTCCTGTAGAACGGACTCTTTCTGGAACAGTTGTTCTGACGGGAAAACCTATGATTAAAATTTTTAACTCTCATGAAATAGAGTCTTCCCAAATTAGAATATATGATTCGCATCAAACAATCGGTCAACTTAATATTCGGACTTTTGTCTGTCAACCAATGATTGTCAATCAACAAGTCATTGGTGTACTGACCTTAGCGCATCCCGAACGAGTACAGCTAGACGCTTCATTTCTCAGATTACTAACTAGTTTAGCTAACTTTGTTGCCTCTTTAGTAGAAAGGAAGCAAGCGGAAATTGCTTTACATGAAAGTGAAGAACTTTACCGCCAAATGTTTCAGACTAACTTGGCAATTAAATTGCTTATTGAGCGCGATACGGGAGTCATTGTTGATGCCAATCCAGCTGCTTGTCGTTTCTACGGTTATAGCTTAAAACATCTCAAACAAATGATGATTACAGACATCAATGTTTTACCTGCCGAACAGGTGTTTTCTCTCATGCAGCAATATCTATTCAATCAACAAAGTTACTTTCAGTTTCGCCACAAACTTGCTAGTGGAGAAATTCGAGATGTGGAAATTTACTCTTGCCCGGTGACACGTCAAGGAAAAACACTACTTTACTCGGTTGTTCATGATATAAGTGCATTGAAGCAGGCAAAAAGAGACTTGGAACAAGCTAATTTTAAACTCAATAGCTGGGTGGAGGAATTGGAAATACGCAATCGCGAAATTGCTTTACTGAGTCAATTAAGCGATATTCTCCAGGCGTGTTTGTCTATTGATGAAGCACATCAAGCTTTAGCTCGATTAGTTCAACCTTTATTTCCTGATGTATCGGGTGCCGTGTTTGTACTTAACAATTCAGAAAACTTACTCGAAGCGGTAGCAACTTGGGGAGAAGTCAATGAAACGACAGAGTTGGTATTTGCACCGGGAAAATGTTGGGGGCTTCGTAGAGGGCGATCGCATTTAGCAGATAGGACTACAGAAAGTATACTCTGTCAGCATAGAAAAAAAGATTGTTGCGAATCTTCCACTTCTATTGAATCACTCTGCATCCCCATGATGGCTCAGGGAGAAGCCTTAGGAGTCTTGTATTTGAGTTCAAATCAACCAGACAAACTTACAGAAGCGAAGCAGCAATTTGCTATAACAGCTGCCGAACACATTGCCTTGGGACTGGCAAACCTGCAATTGCATGAAGCTCTTCAGCAACAAAGCATCCGCGATCCTCTAACTGGATTATTCAATCGCCGTTATTTAGAAGAATCCTTAGAGCGGGAAATTAGCCGCGCCGATCGCAAACAGCAATCTGTAGGAATTATCATGCTGGATATAGACAATTTCAAACGTTTTAACGATACTTTTGGACAAAACTCTGGTGATAACGTGTTGCAAGAGTTAGCTAAGTTTTTAGAAAAAAATATTCGAGGGGGTGATATTGCCTGTCGTTATGGAGGTGAAGAAATAGTCTTAATTCTACCGGAAGCATCTTTAGACGCAACTAAAAAACGAGCCGAGCAAATACGAGAAGATGTCAAGCACCTTTATTGCCACAACCGCTACCATTCTCTCACTACGATCACCATATCCTTGGGAGTCGCCGTTTTTCCAGACGACGGTTTGACAGGAGAAGCAATAATTGCTGCTGCTAATACAGCTTTATATCATGCTAAACAAGAAGGTCGCGATCGGGTAGTTACAGCTACAGATCTGAGTGTTGACTAG
- a CDS encoding tetratricopeptide repeat protein, producing MDNFLIKLKKQKYYQPYLDLIEILLVNSNSKRCDILSNSQDLINTNLIQIVLDKIYFLRKNQKTNELKSLIELANQLLGLYADRPLEGISLKFTLGNVYFDMGQFYEARDCYQQSLEIFRMIGDRIGEANVLALIGDTFYQQDGFYLALKYYKQAQTIFLTMDVQKSEIPVLYQMLLSHYFLGEYAQAMEIGGRCLEIAKDLGWRFLEAHLLHRQGIHYQVMNNHLEAAMYYKKSWLIAKEIGADELQIQNMRNLGDLYLAKYFIEDALQIYQESLKIARQLSSRIEEARCLESLAKAFFYMGDLKRAYGSSQLSLQIKQNVGISFMQKTVNFIEREYFLQDYCDDFF from the coding sequence ATGGATAACTTCTTGATAAAGTTGAAAAAACAAAAATATTATCAACCCTATCTCGATTTGATAGAAATTTTACTAGTTAACTCTAATAGTAAAAGGTGTGATATTTTATCAAACAGCCAAGATTTAATTAATACAAATTTAATACAGATCGTATTAGATAAAATATATTTCCTTAGAAAGAATCAGAAAACAAATGAATTGAAGAGTTTAATAGAACTCGCCAATCAGTTATTGGGGTTGTATGCCGACCGACCACTAGAAGGGATATCATTAAAATTTACTCTTGGAAATGTTTATTTTGATATGGGGCAGTTTTATGAGGCAAGAGATTGCTATCAGCAATCTTTAGAAATTTTTAGAATGATTGGAGATCGAATAGGGGAAGCAAATGTGCTAGCACTGATAGGTGATACATTTTATCAACAAGATGGGTTTTATCTAGCACTGAAGTACTATAAACAAGCTCAAACCATCTTCTTAACAATGGATGTTCAAAAAAGTGAAATACCAGTTCTTTATCAAATGCTCTTGTCCCACTATTTCCTGGGTGAATATGCTCAAGCAATGGAGATTGGTGGTCGATGTTTAGAAATTGCTAAAGACTTGGGATGGCGCTTTTTGGAGGCTCACCTGTTGCACCGTCAAGGAATTCATTATCAAGTTATGAACAATCACCTAGAAGCAGCAATGTACTACAAAAAGAGTTGGTTGATTGCAAAAGAAATAGGTGCAGATGAGTTACAAATTCAAAATATGAGGAATCTTGGAGATTTATATTTAGCTAAATATTTTATTGAAGATGCGTTACAGATTTACCAAGAGAGTTTAAAAATTGCCCGTCAGCTAAGCAGCCGGATAGAAGAAGCTCGTTGCCTGGAATCTTTAGCAAAAGCTTTCTTTTATATGGGAGATTTAAAAAGGGCATATGGCTCCAGTCAACTGAGTTTGCAAATTAAACAAAATGTTGGTATATCTTTCATGCAAAAAACTGTTAATTTTATAGAGCGTGAGTATTTTTTGCAAGATTACTGTGACGATTTCTTTTAG
- a CDS encoding response regulator, whose protein sequence is MKILVVEDDEATATALTKALKSHNYVVTSVGDGSVGLQIAQNFEYDLVVLDVMLPGLDGFSLCRQLRSLNHQMPIVLLTAKDSSIDKVRGFNAGADDYVVKPFNLSELIARIRSLLRRANKDIVASVLVWEKLQLDTYKSTVTYDKRRLHLTAKEYQLLELFLRNPHRIFSKSAILEHLWSSPECPGEDAVKTHIKGLRQKLKAGGASADLIETVYGLGYRLQYSCEDEKPTFTLSSSELTKTSKQQAESKVVASLTQLWQRFKDSFVDDVTLLLQAATALQIRVLKANEQQTALQVAHKLVGGLGSFGFTEGSKLARKIEQLLQTTNIEPIQAQQLVGMVESLRQELEKPLAITTPALSCKVQQALLLVIDDDVALIERIQMEANAWGFQVNAATSLAIARNAIANNPPDVILLDLTFLDPDESGLAFLAELRDRNPEISVIVLTGKSSLTERLEVARLGGRAFIQKSVPCSEILKMTYQIISCTQPLEAKVMIVDDDPRVLSSVSALLHSWGLYVTAIAEPQEFWQVLESTVPDLLILDVKMPDINGIELCQVVRNDPQWSQLPIVFLSACSDIEIVQQVFTAGADDYVQKPIVEPELIARVFNRLERTKMLRELAER, encoded by the coding sequence ATGAAAATTCTGGTAGTGGAGGATGATGAAGCAACTGCCACAGCCCTGACAAAAGCGCTGAAGTCTCACAATTACGTAGTGACGAGTGTGGGTGATGGTTCCGTTGGTTTGCAAATAGCACAAAACTTTGAATATGACCTTGTTGTGCTAGATGTCATGCTCCCTGGGCTTGATGGTTTTAGTCTTTGTCGGCAACTGCGGTCTCTAAACCATCAAATGCCGATCGTGCTACTGACCGCAAAAGATAGCAGCATTGACAAGGTAAGAGGATTTAACGCAGGTGCTGATGATTATGTAGTCAAACCCTTTAATTTATCAGAACTTATTGCTCGCATTCGTTCCTTACTGCGACGTGCTAACAAAGATATTGTGGCTTCCGTATTGGTTTGGGAGAAACTACAACTTGATACTTATAAAAGTACGGTTACGTATGATAAAAGACGACTGCATTTAACAGCAAAAGAATATCAGTTACTAGAACTTTTTCTGCGAAATCCCCATCGGATTTTTAGCAAAAGTGCAATTTTAGAACACCTTTGGTCAAGCCCTGAATGTCCGGGCGAGGACGCCGTTAAAACCCATATCAAAGGACTCAGGCAGAAATTAAAAGCGGGTGGAGCTAGCGCAGATTTAATTGAGACAGTTTATGGCTTGGGCTATCGGCTCCAATACTCTTGTGAGGATGAAAAACCTACATTTACGCTTTCTAGTTCAGAGTTAACAAAAACAAGCAAGCAGCAAGCGGAGTCTAAGGTTGTTGCATCACTGACCCAACTATGGCAGCGGTTTAAGGATAGCTTTGTTGATGACGTGACATTACTGCTACAAGCGGCTACTGCTTTACAGATACGTGTTCTTAAAGCTAACGAACAGCAAACAGCACTGCAGGTGGCACATAAATTAGTAGGGGGATTGGGGTCTTTTGGCTTTACTGAAGGTTCAAAATTGGCTCGAAAAATTGAGCAATTGCTTCAAACAACAAATATAGAGCCAATTCAAGCACAACAATTAGTGGGAATGGTTGAATCGTTGCGACAAGAACTGGAAAAACCCTTAGCAATCACAACTCCCGCTTTGTCATGTAAAGTTCAACAGGCTTTGTTGCTAGTTATTGATGATGATGTCGCTTTGATAGAGCGAATTCAAATGGAAGCAAACGCATGGGGCTTTCAAGTCAATGCAGCAACTAGCTTGGCTATTGCTAGGAATGCGATCGCAAACAACCCTCCCGATGTTATCTTACTCGACTTAACCTTTCTCGATCCTGACGAGAGTGGATTGGCGTTCTTAGCTGAACTCAGAGATCGAAACCCAGAAATCTCGGTCATTGTTCTGACTGGAAAAAGCAGTTTGACAGAGAGATTGGAAGTTGCTCGTTTAGGAGGTCGTGCTTTTATACAGAAATCGGTCCCTTGTAGTGAAATACTCAAAATGACTTATCAGATAATCAGTTGTACTCAGCCACTAGAAGCAAAAGTAATGATTGTAGATGATGACCCAAGAGTTTTATCTAGCGTGTCCGCCTTATTGCACTCTTGGGGATTGTATGTCACGGCAATAGCTGAACCCCAAGAATTTTGGCAAGTTTTGGAAAGCACGGTTCCAGACCTTTTGATATTAGACGTGAAGATGCCTGATATTAATGGGATTGAACTTTGTCAGGTGGTACGTAACGATCCTCAATGGTCTCAACTACCAATCGTGTTTTTGTCTGCTTGTTCCGATATAGAAATAGTGCAGCAGGTATTTACAGCGGGTGCAGATGATTACGTGCAAAAACCGATTGTCGAACCGGAACTGATTGCTCGTGTTTTCAATCGACTAGAGCGAACAAAAATGTTACGCGAACTAGCAGAACGTTGA